TCTGTCACTTGTTCTGGGAGAATTGGTCCCGAAAAGAATTGGTATGGCCAATCCCGAGGCCATATCCAAGTTCATGGCTACCCCCATGGACCTGCTTTCGAAAATAACCGCCCCATTCATCGCCCTGCTGGGTTTTTCCAGTGATCTGATCATTAAGATCCTGAATATTAAGCAAAGCGAGAATTCCGTAACCGAAGAGGAGATCAAAAGCCTCATTCAGGAAGGTACATCCGGTGGTGTTTTCGAAGAGATTGAACAGGAGATCGTTCATAATGTATTTCAGCTGGGTGACAGAAAAGTAACCTCGCTGATGACCAACCGGCAGGAGATCGTTTGGCTGGACCTGGAAGATACCGTTGAAGAAAACAAAGCCAAGATCTTTGATTCAAGACATTCCATTTATCCGGTTTGTCGTGGTACTGTGGACGATGTGGTAGGGCTGGTCTATGTGAAAGATCTGATCGCTACCGACATTGAAGCCCAAATGACGGATCTGAATGCCATAGTTCGTGACCCGGTATACCTTCCCGAAAGCAACCGTGCTTACCAGGCCTTAGAGAAATTCAAAGAGCAGCGCGTTTATTTTGGCATTATCGTCGACGAATACGGCGGACTGCTGGGCGTGCTGACCATGCATGACATTATGGACGCGCTCGTAGGCGATATTTCCGAGGACATCGAAGAAGCTTCCGAGATTGTCAAACGCGAAGACGGGAGTTATTTGATTGACGCGCAGCTCCCATTCGACGATTTCTTGCATTATTTCAATTTGAACATCCAGGATTCGGAACGACGGGAACTGGTAGGTTTCAACACACTGGGAGGTTTTGTGCTACATGTGCTGGAAAATATTCCTAAAACGGGGGAGCAGTTCAAATGGAAGCACTTTGAATTTGAAGTGATCGATATGGACCGAAGCAGAATTGATAAGTTATTAGTTATAAATCATAATAGAAAAGAAGAATCCGAAGCGTAACAATGTCGAACAATCAGGATAGTACCAAAAGAATTGCAGAACTGCTGCTTGAAGCCCAGGC
The genomic region above belongs to Dyadobacter pollutisoli and contains:
- a CDS encoding hemolysin family protein, yielding MELLIILLLVLLNGIFSMSEIALVSSRKSRLEAAAKNGDSSAKAALNLANSPTRFLSTVQIGITLIGLLTGMYSGDNITSDFEHFIATIPILAPYSHSLAVGTVLVFITYLSLVLGELVPKRIGMANPEAISKFMATPMDLLSKITAPFIALLGFSSDLIIKILNIKQSENSVTEEEIKSLIQEGTSGGVFEEIEQEIVHNVFQLGDRKVTSLMTNRQEIVWLDLEDTVEENKAKIFDSRHSIYPVCRGTVDDVVGLVYVKDLIATDIEAQMTDLNAIVRDPVYLPESNRAYQALEKFKEQRVYFGIIVDEYGGLLGVLTMHDIMDALVGDISEDIEEASEIVKREDGSYLIDAQLPFDDFLHYFNLNIQDSERRELVGFNTLGGFVLHVLENIPKTGEQFKWKHFEFEVIDMDRSRIDKLLVINHNRKEESEA